A window from Mytilus galloprovincialis chromosome 8, xbMytGall1.hap1.1, whole genome shotgun sequence encodes these proteins:
- the LOC143085473 gene encoding uncharacterized protein LOC143085473 gives MSTADPLQCMICSKRHKDPRILECFHSFCRECIDKHINKIEAKASFACPMCRTEIAIPKSGVKGFKVNYYIRAIQASAAFSTFSNCDKCKPETVEAVDRCLECESNYCDTCSNRHIDTDGHRDHHVIKLSKPETKSITQLSHKSYCEKHKEENKFYCMLCEIPVCKECVAKVSDHKGHKYKGIQEGAKEKREKVNPMIKSMHEYLPCLQDYVKEMVDSKKLLDGYSQEAITNIKNRCQFLKDQIDKVGNNLIAEVDSHKNGENERIDKHIEVTQHTITSVSSINNSVEEILNLGNDAEVVLMCQRVQNRFKHVDKEIPQSGLKSCKSTTFHVGADDAKCLEDMVGYCDDTDIKMPFLPLPWGLRIALQFDVQLLFSFKVSEVMDTIHAIAPISDKEAWICCGWGTNQMHLFSNKGVKLRTQKLDIQIDDIHGRPNGEVYISSYDGKKLVKLDQDLNVKDFVKLNWYPGGITFTKKNQLLVCAVDSYVTTRGQASRRMVIRMNEAGQILDQIEEDGCQEIFCAPYRLHQNMLGDICVSDREENNVRITTLSTQGVVKHYYRGPSEIALKKPFNPFGVVADKSGNVLVADWSNHAVHLLDLSGQFIGFLLSEKDGIRGPNAMALDKEGNLWVGDTKSTVWIYKYARKGENGTQSPSTSQ, from the coding sequence ATGTCTACTGCGGATCCTCTTCAGTGTATGATATGTAGCAAGAGACATAAAGATCCAAGGATACTAGAGTGCTTTCATTCATTCTGTCGAGAATGTATAGACAAACACATTAACAAAATCGAAGCTAAAGCATCATTTGCATGTCCTATGTGTCGAACGGAAATAGCAATTCCAAAATCTGGAGTGAAAGGTTTCAAAGTTAACTACTACATACGGGCTATTCAGGCCAGTGCTGCATTTTCAACGTTTTCAAACTGTGATAAATGTAAGCCAGAGACAGTGGAAGCTGTAGACCGTTGCCTAGAATGTGAAAGTAATTACTGTGATACATGTAGTAATCGTCATATTGACACGGATGGTCACCGAGATCATCATGTCATCAAATTGTCAAAACCCGAGACAAAAAGTATAACTCAACTGTCACACAAGTCATACTGTGAAAAACACAAAGAGGAAAACAAATTCTACTGCATGCTTTGCGAAATTCCTGTCTGTAAGGAATGTGTTGCTAAAGTATCAGACCACAAGGGACACAAATACAAAGGCATCCAGGAAGGCGCGAAAGAAAAACGTGAGAAAGTCAATCCAATGATTAAAAGTATGCATGAGTATCTGCCTTGTCTCCAAGACTACGTGAAGGAAATGGTGGACTCTAAAAAACTGCTAGACGGTTACTCACAAGAGGCTATCACAAATATCAAAAACAGATGTCAATTTCTAAAGGATCAAATTGACAAAGTTGGAAACAATCTGATTGCAGAAGTGGACAGTCACAAAAACGGTGAAAACGAACGCATTGACAAACATATAGAAGTTACACAACATACAATCACTTCAGTATCTTCTATAAACAATTCCGTTGAGGAGATACTAAATCTTGGAAATGACGCAGAAGTTGTTCTGATGTGTCAAAGAGTCCAAAATCGTTTTAAACATGTGGATAAAGAAATTCCACAGTCGGGCCTGAAATCTTGTAAAAGCACGACATTTCATGTTGGCGCCGATGATGCCAAATGCTTGGAAGATATGGTAGGGTATTGTGATGATACGGATATTAAAATGCCATTTCTACCCTTACCATGGGGTCTGAGAATAGCTTTACAATTTGATGTCCAGCTTTTGTTCAGTTTCAAAGTTTCCGAAGTTATGGACACAATTCATGCGATAGCGCCAATATCCGACAAGGAAGCATGGATATGCTGTGGATGGGGAACCAATCAGATGCATCTATTTTCAAATAAAGGTGTAAAACTACGTACACAGAAGTTGGACATACAAATAGATGATATTCACGGACGTCCGAATGGCGAGGTATATATTTCTAGCTATGACGGAAAGAAACTCGTTAAACTTGACCAAGACTTAAATGTGAAAGATTTTGTTAAATTGAATTGGTATCCTGGAGGGATAACTTTCACAAAGAAGAACCAACTGTTGGTATGTGCCGTAGACAGCTATGTGACTACACGAGGTCAGGCGTCACGAAGGATGGTTATCAGAATGAACGAAGCAGGACAGATTTTGGACCAAATCGAGGAAGACGGTTGCCAAGAAATATTTTGCGCACCATATAGACTTCATCAAAATATGCTTGGTGATATTTGCGTTTCCGATCGTGAAGAAAACAATGTAAGAATAACTACCCTCAGCACACAGGGTGTTGTTAAACATTATTACCGTGGACCGTCCGAAATTGCTTTGAAGAAACCATTTAATCCTTTTGGTGTAGTTGCTGACAAGTCGGGCAACGTGTTAGTCGCAGATTGGAGTAACCACGCTGTTCATTTGTTGGACTTAAGCGGTCAGTTTATCGGATTCCTCTTGTCTGAAAAGGACGGAATACGTGGTCCAAACGCAATGGCCTTGGACAAAGAAGGAAACTTATGGGTTGGTGATACTAAATCGACAGTATGGATATACAAATATGCTAGAAAAGGGGAGAATGGTACCCAGTCTCCATCCACGAGTCAGTAA
- the LOC143085485 gene encoding uncharacterized protein LOC143085485 isoform X2 produces the protein MWQIAEKDIYILILGILFTVFIGFISIKLFQVNFPQLTCGPAKETSNVFVAIILTLLLLVTMCIVEDIVGTWLHMFLHHLFSFFVILLVILGIWFRKKITNGLRENIFSTKKQSSSPSPKFSVPRKSQYGRQMSRRGSKQQNTCTNKSVSPKKERRVKIDYEMEIKKAYVQAIFSVNIDITEEIVKQAMRYMNDRGIFTVERRKAEVVLKNIEHIQNLEGWAINLGMERIPGKEFPKELTKKQMEDVLLKMNLWKPQDIRIILQQNFSKYGFYPIPIEFHSIYEEKKAELMMTRKRYREENSILRSKVNDLQQENVAIKQSTISKAALQQQLGDLQSKLSYLQNRLYCKICFENELGVKVLPCQHVFSCRDCFERTPKTKCIICQGLIQNLELFCLP, from the exons ATGTGGCAAATAGCAGAAAAGGACATTTATATTCTTATACTTGGAATATTGTTTACTGTATTTATTGGATTTATCTCCATCAAATTATTCCAAGTAAACTTTCCACAGCTTACTTGTGGTCCTGCAAAAGAAACATCGAATGTATTTGTTGCAATCATATTAACATTGTTACTTTTAGTCACAATGTGTATTGTGGAAGATATTGTTGGAACTTGGCTGCATATGTTTTTAcatcatttattttctttctttgttaTCCTCTTAGTTATACTAGGTATTTGGTTCAGGAAGAAGATTACTAATGgattaagagaaaacattttTAGTACAAAGAAACAATCATCATCTCCAAGTCCAAAGTTCAGTGTACCAAGAAAAAGTCAGTATGGAAGGCAGATGTCAAGAAGAGGTAGTAAACaacaaaatacatgtaccaacaaGAGTGTGTCTCCTAAAAAAGAGAGGAGAGTCAAAATAGATTATGAGATGGAAATAAAGAAGGCTTATGTTCAGGCTATATTTTCAGTCAACATAGATATTACAGAGGAAATCGTAAAACAAGCTATGAGATATATGAATGACAGAg GAATCTTCACTGTTGAAAGGAGAAAGGCTGAAGTAGTATTGAAGAATATAGAACACATACAAAATTTAGAGGGATGGGCCATAAACTTAGGCATGGAAAGAATTCCAGGCAAAGAGTTCCCAAAAGAATTAACAAAGAAACAAATGGAAGATGTGTTATTGAAAATGAACTTATGGAAACCTCAAGATATCAGAATTATCCTTCAACAGAATTTCAGCAAATACG GTTTCTACCCTATTCCAATAGAGTTCCATAGTATTTATGAAGAAAAGAAAG cTGAACTGATGATGACAAGAAAAAGATATAGAGAAGAAAACAGCATTTTGAGATCTAAGGTTAATGATTTGCAGCAAGAAAATGTTGCCATTAAGCAAAGCACCATTTCAAAGGCAGCACTTCAGCAACAGTTGGGAGATTTACAATCTAAATTATCCTATTTACAGAATAGACTTTATTGTAAAATCTGCTTTGAGAACGAATTAGGAGTGAAAGTTCTTCCTTGTCAGCATGTTTTTAGTTGCAGGGATTGTTTTGAAAGGACTCCCAAAACTAAATGTATCATTTGTCAGGGTTTAATTCAaaacttggaattattttgtTTACCTTAA
- the LOC143085485 gene encoding uncharacterized protein LOC143085485 isoform X1: MWQIAEKDIYILILGILFTVFIGFISIKLFQVNFPQLTCGPAKETSNVFVAIILTLLLLVTMCIVEDIVGTWLHMFLHHLFSFFVILLVILGIWFRKKITNGLRENIFSTKKQSSSPSPKFSVPRKSQYGRQMSRRGSKQQNTCTNKSVSPKKERRVKIDYEMEIKKAYVQAIFSVNIDITEEIVKQAMRYMNDRGIFTVERRKAEVVLKNIEHIQNLEGWAINLGMERIPGKEFPKELTKKQMEDVLLKMNLWKPQDIRIILQQNFSKYGFYPIPIEFHSIYEEKKGNIAELMMTRKRYREENSILRSKVNDLQQENVAIKQSTISKAALQQQLGDLQSKLSYLQNRLYCKICFENELGVKVLPCQHVFSCRDCFERTPKTKCIICQGLIQNLELFCLP, from the exons ATGTGGCAAATAGCAGAAAAGGACATTTATATTCTTATACTTGGAATATTGTTTACTGTATTTATTGGATTTATCTCCATCAAATTATTCCAAGTAAACTTTCCACAGCTTACTTGTGGTCCTGCAAAAGAAACATCGAATGTATTTGTTGCAATCATATTAACATTGTTACTTTTAGTCACAATGTGTATTGTGGAAGATATTGTTGGAACTTGGCTGCATATGTTTTTAcatcatttattttctttctttgttaTCCTCTTAGTTATACTAGGTATTTGGTTCAGGAAGAAGATTACTAATGgattaagagaaaacattttTAGTACAAAGAAACAATCATCATCTCCAAGTCCAAAGTTCAGTGTACCAAGAAAAAGTCAGTATGGAAGGCAGATGTCAAGAAGAGGTAGTAAACaacaaaatacatgtaccaacaaGAGTGTGTCTCCTAAAAAAGAGAGGAGAGTCAAAATAGATTATGAGATGGAAATAAAGAAGGCTTATGTTCAGGCTATATTTTCAGTCAACATAGATATTACAGAGGAAATCGTAAAACAAGCTATGAGATATATGAATGACAGAg GAATCTTCACTGTTGAAAGGAGAAAGGCTGAAGTAGTATTGAAGAATATAGAACACATACAAAATTTAGAGGGATGGGCCATAAACTTAGGCATGGAAAGAATTCCAGGCAAAGAGTTCCCAAAAGAATTAACAAAGAAACAAATGGAAGATGTGTTATTGAAAATGAACTTATGGAAACCTCAAGATATCAGAATTATCCTTCAACAGAATTTCAGCAAATACG GTTTCTACCCTATTCCAATAGAGTTCCATAGTATTTATGAAGAAAAGAAAGGTAATATAG cTGAACTGATGATGACAAGAAAAAGATATAGAGAAGAAAACAGCATTTTGAGATCTAAGGTTAATGATTTGCAGCAAGAAAATGTTGCCATTAAGCAAAGCACCATTTCAAAGGCAGCACTTCAGCAACAGTTGGGAGATTTACAATCTAAATTATCCTATTTACAGAATAGACTTTATTGTAAAATCTGCTTTGAGAACGAATTAGGAGTGAAAGTTCTTCCTTGTCAGCATGTTTTTAGTTGCAGGGATTGTTTTGAAAGGACTCCCAAAACTAAATGTATCATTTGTCAGGGTTTAATTCAaaacttggaattattttgtTTACCTTAA